The nucleotide window GCGCTGTGGTACTCGGACCGGATCAGCGGCTCGATCTCCTTGCGGAGCCCGAAGCCGCGGCGGAAATAGTTCTGCTCCACTGCGTCGAAGTGCGTGAGTGCGAAGGTGCGTGAGTGCGCCGGCGGGGTGAAGGCTAACCCCCGGCGGAGAGCGGCGCAACCTCGCGCAAACGCCGCACGGGGAATAGTTTTTGCCCCCTCGCGGCGCGTCCCGACGCGCACTGGTACACCACGCCGCCCGAACGGAGCCGGAGGATCGTTGAGGCTGGGGAAGAAGAAGCCCAAGGCGCTGGGCGGCGCGCCGCGCACCGGCAAGTGGACGCGTGACGTCCCCGAGCGCCGGCGCCTGGGGGGCGAGCACCGCGGCTCGCTGATCCTGCTGCTGATCGCCGGGGCGGCGATCGTGGTGGCGATGTCGATCTTCGCCTTCATGGCCAACGCGCGGCTCGACCACGGGCTGATGGGCCAGTATCCCCAGGCCCGCCGCCGGCCCGACTGGGTGCGGCTGAACGACCTCCCCCGCTACATCCCCGACGCCTTCCTGGCCGTCGTGGACACCTCCTCCTTCCAGCGCCTTTCCCCCTACGGGCGGCAGGACCGGCCGCGGCTGACCGTCGACCTGGTCTCGCAGGTGCAGCGGCTGCGCGGCGGGGTCGACGACCAGGCGTGGCGCGCGTTCATGGTGCCGCTGACCGAGGCGCGGCTGTCGCGCGGGCAGATGCTGGAGTACTACCTGAACCGAATCTACCTGGGGAAGGCGGGCGACTGGCGGATCTACGGGGTGCAGCACGCGGCCGAGGAGTACTTCGGGAAGGACGCGCGCGAGCTGACGCTGAGCGAGGCAACCACGCTGGCGGGGATGCTGCTGCCGCCGCGGCTGGTGCACCCCGAGGCCATCCCCGGCGCGGTGGGCGCGCGGCGCAACGAGGTGCTGCGGCGGCTGCTGGCGGCGGGGGAGATCGACCGCGCGGCGTACGACGCGGCACGGCGCGAGATGCTGGCCTTCCAGCCGGGGATCGACTACGCGCCGATGACGCGCCCGGCCGGCTGGGGCGAGGAGCCCGAGGTGATCCGCCTCCCGCCCGGCTCTATCCCCGTGAGCGACTCGTCGCGGGCGAATCCGCCGTCCGGCGGGGAGTGACGCGCTGCGAATCGCCCCGCGCGCTGTCGGC belongs to Longimicrobium sp. and includes:
- a CDS encoding transglycosylase domain-containing protein, yielding MRLGKKKPKALGGAPRTGKWTRDVPERRRLGGEHRGSLILLLIAGAAIVVAMSIFAFMANARLDHGLMGQYPQARRRPDWVRLNDLPRYIPDAFLAVVDTSSFQRLSPYGRQDRPRLTVDLVSQVQRLRGGVDDQAWRAFMVPLTEARLSRGQMLEYYLNRIYLGKAGDWRIYGVQHAAEEYFGKDARELTLSEATTLAGMLLPPRLVHPEAIPGAVGARRNEVLRRLLAAGEIDRAAYDAARREMLAFQPGIDYAPMTRPAGWGEEPEVIRLPPGSIPVSDSSRANPPSGGE